Proteins encoded by one window of Drosophila melanogaster chromosome X:
- the l(1)G0196 gene encoding lethal (1) G0196, isoform J, translated as MSYTELESGYQDISQQHQQQNPHQSQPQQRVGFYLGLQDGNGDTDFGDSNDGMDSDTSTSSSNSKQVVVGICAMAKKTQSKPMKEILTRLGEFEFIKLVTFEENVILREPVQNWPTCDCLVSFHSKGFPLEKAIEYAQLRNPFVLNNLHMQYDIQDRRRVYAILEKEGIEIPRYAVLDRDSPDPKHHELIESEDHVEVNGITFNKPFVEKPVSAEDHNIYIYYPTSAGGGSQRLFRKIGSRSSVYSPESRVRKTGSFIYEDFMPTDGTDVKVYTVGPDYAHAEARKSPALDGKVERDSEGKEIRYPVILNHSEKLISRKVCLAFKQTVCGFDLLRANGKSYVCDVNGFSFVKNSNKYYDDCAKILGNMILRELTPTLHIPWSVPFQLDDPPIVPTTFGKMMELRCVVAVIRHGDRTPKQKMKVEVRHPKFFEIFEKYDGYKLGHVKLKRPKQLQEILDIARFLLSEIHTKAHAEIEEKESKLEQLKNVLEMYGHFSGINRKVQMKYQPKGRPRGSSSDDTNLAADQPVEPSLVLILKWGGELTPAGRIQAEELGRIFRCMYPGGQGRSDYSGTQGLGLLRLHSTFRHDLKIYASDEGRVQMTAAAFAKGLLALEGELTPILVQMVKSANTNGLLDNDCDSSKYQNLAKGRLHELMQNDREFSKEDRELINPCNSKSITQALDFVKNPVDCCHHVHLLIRELLHIISIKKDDPKTKDAILYHGETWDLMRCRWEKIEKDFSTKSKLFDISKIPDIYDCIKYDLQHNQHTLQYDQAEELYIYAKNLADIVIPQEYGLTPQEKLAIGQGICSPLLRKIKGDLQRNIDEVEDEFMNRLNPHYSHGVASPQRHVRTRLYFTSESHVHSLLTVLRYGGLLNVVTDEQWRRAMDYISMVSELNYMSQIVIMLYEDPTKDPTSEERFHVELHFSPGVNCCVQKNLPPGPGFRPHSHGDNACNVSLQSSDESNPARIEEENDSNSGEEREGKKRGTSGQRSTDRSAERISPAFGFNRLELRSKQFKSKPIPIGAHHTVSGHEAMDLAKRLNEELASHQQQQNQQLRPISPDIRAVTPDCEPRSRSFEQRPTSGVCAKEPATETAEDTSMDIQPKICIGKCAPGLLTPTVTTTDILKGIRDIAPTATQTSPPTFTPSTTTTTGAAAALFDNTATMSSNRPFTNQFQSIDPTSNDAPHQHHVHQHQYQHHRKTTTTIINNTLNENHTTATITNNTTTTPSCCTKTIATDSQVSVSVSASVSSANASTSSRRQRHSIAGQMSYMKMLGFGGFSKKMATSANSLFSTAVISGSSSAPNLRDMITVSSSGFGDVPPIRPLETLHNALSLRKLDSFLQDMILAQIFKTPTGSPPRGFSKNTLPAVSSMTLTASNQTEVVEHEPISTTVTPTFDRRGSESGSTADAHLRLLSESQCPNLDDSNTELRESLAGKMEQYPTEPSI; from the exons ATGTCCTACACCGAGTTGGAATCAGGGTACCAGGATATATcccagcagcatcagcagcaaaaTCCGCATCAAAGTCAGCCGCAGCAGCGGGTCGGTTTCTACTTGGGATTACAGGATGGCAAC GGCGACACGGACTTCGGAGACAGCAATGACGGGATGGACTCCGACACGAGCACCTCTTCCAGCAACAGCAAGCAGGTGGTTGTCGGCATCTGCGCGATGGCCAAGAAGACACAGTCAAAGCCAATGAAGGAGATCCTGACACGTCTTGGAGAATTCGAGTTCATCAAACTGGTGACGTTCGAGGAGAACGTTATCCTGCGAGAACCGGTCCAAAATTGGCCCACCTGCGACTGCCTGGTATCGTTTCACTCGAAAGGCTTTCCCCTAGAGAAAGCCATCGAGTATGCCCAGCTTAGGAATCCATTTGTGCTGAATAATCTGCATATGCAGTACGATATTCAGGACAGGAGAAGAGTGTACGCCATTCTGGAGAAGGAGGGTATTGAGATTCCGCGCTATGCCGTCCTCGATCGTGATTCGCCGGACCCTAAAC ACCATGAGCTTATTGAGTCCGAGGACCATGTGGAGGTCAATGGTATTACCTTTAACAAGCCGTTTGTTGAGAAGCCTGTGTCGGCGGAGGACCacaacatatacatatattaccCGACGTCGGCGGGGGGAGGAAGTCAGCGACTTTTCCGAAAGATCGGCAGCCGGAGCAGCGTGTATTCTCCGGAATCAAGGGTGCGAAAGACAGGATCATTTATCTACGAGGACTTTATGCCCACCGATG GCACGGATGTCAAGGTGTACACCGTGGGACCAGACTACGCCCATGCCGAAGCACGTAAAAGTCCCGCGTTGGATGGCAAAGTAGAGCGCGACAGCGAAGGAAAAGAGATTCGCTATCCAGTGATCCTCAATCATTCCGAGAAGCTAATCTCACGGAAGGTGTGCCTGGCCTTTAAGCAAACCGTCTGTGGATTTGATTTGTTGCGAGCCAACGGAAAGAGCTATGTTTGCGATGTTAACGGCTTTAGCTTCGTGAAGAACTCGAACAAGTACTATGATGATTGTGCCAAAATACTGGGCAACATGATTCTCAGGGAGCTAACACCTACCCTGCACATACCCTGGTCAGTGCCCTTTCAATTAGACGATCCCCCCATTGTGCCCACTACTTTCGGCAAAATGATGGAGCTGCGCTGCGTGGTGGCCGTAATTAGACATGGCGATCGCACgcccaaacaaaaaatgaaggTTGAGGTGCGGCATCCCAA ATTTTTCGAGATCTTCGAGAAGTACGACGGCTACAAGCTGGGCCACGTTAAGCTAAAGCGACCCAAACAGCTTCAAGAGATTTTGGACATCGCCCGCTTCCTGCTAAGCGAGATCCACACCAAAGCTCATGCCGAGATTGAGGAAAAGGAAAGCAAGCTTGAGCAGCTTAAGAACGTTCTGGAGATGTACGGTCACTTTTCGGGCATAAACCGGAAGGTTCAAATGAAATACCAACCAAAGGGACGTCCACGTGGCTCCAGCTCCGATGATA CCAATCTAGCAGCGGATCAACCAGTGGAACCTTCCCTGGTCCTCATCCTCAAGTGGGGCGGCGAACTGACTCCAGCAGGCCGCATCCAGGCGGAGGAGTTGGGTCGCATATTTCGGTGCATGTATCCAGGTGGCCAAGGAAGATCGGATTACTCGGGCACCCAAGGACTAGGTTTGCTAAG ATTGCACTCGACGTTCCGGCATGACTTGAAGATCTACGCCTCAGATGAGGGTCGTGTCCAGATGACGGCTGCCGCTTTTGCAAAGGGTTTGCTGGCCCTGGAAGGAGAACTTACTCCCATTTTGGTCCAGATGGTAAAGAGTGCCAATACAAATGGACTGCTGGACAATGATTGCGACTCCAGCAAGTACCAAAACTT GGCTAAAGGTCGCCTACACGAGCTTATGCAAAACGATCGAGAGTTCTCTAAGGAGGATCGTGAGCTGATTAATCCTTGCAATAGCAAATCGATTACCCAGGCTCTGGATTTTGTAAAAAATCCTGTTGACTGCTGTCACCACGTACACCTGCTTATTCGCGAGCTTCTTCACATTATCAGCATCAAAAAGGATGATCCAAAGACCAAGGACGCCATCTTATATCACGGCGAGACGTGGGACCTGATGCGTTGTCGCTGGGAAAAAATTGAGAAGGATTTTAGCACCAAATCGAAGCTGTTTGACATCTCAAAGATACCAGATATATATGATTGCATCAAATACGATCTGCAACATAATCAGCACACGTTGCAATACGATCAGGCGGAGGAGCTATACATCTATGCGAAGAATCTGGCTGATATAGTCATACCACAGGAGTATGGACTGACGCCACAGGAGAAACTGGCAATTGGTCAAGGTATCTGCTCCCCATTACTGAGAAAGATCAAGGGCGATCTGCAGCGAAACATCGACGAAGTGGAAGACGAGTTTATGAACCGTTTGAATCCACATTATAGCCATGGTGTTGCTAGCCCTCAGAGGCATGTTCGTACAAGGCTCTATTTTACCAGCGAATCGCATGTTCACTCGCTGCTCACCGTTTTGCGTTATGGAGGATTGCTCAATGTGGTCACAGATGAGCAGTGGCGTCGGGCTATGGACTATATTTCGATGGTATCGGAGCTCAACTATATGTCCCAGATCGTTATCATGCTCTACGAGGATCCGACCAAAGATCCAACTTCTGAGGAACGCTTCCATGTCGAACTGCACTTTAGTCCGGGTGTTAATTGCTGTGTGCAAAAGAATCTACCACCAGGTCCGGGATTTCGCCCGCATTCGCACGGCGATAATGCTTGCAATGTAAGTTTGCAATCCTCGGACGAGTCAAATCCTGCCAGAATCGAGGAGGAGAATGACTCGAATTCAGGAGAAGAACGGGAGGGCAAAAAGCGAGGG ACCTCAGGCCAAAGGAGTACGGATCGCAGTGCGGAACGCATCTCCCCTGCTTTCGGATTCAATCGATTAGAGCTCAGATCCAAGCAGTTCAAATCGAAACCTATCCCCATCGGAGCCCATCACACGGTCAGTGGCCATGAAGCAATGGATCTAGCCAAGCGGCTAAACGAGGAGCTGGCATcgcaccaacagcagcaaaaccAGCAGCTTCGACCCATCAGTCCGGATATAAGGGCAGTAACTCCTGACTGCGAACCACGCTCCCGGAGTTTTGAGCAGCGTCCAACGTCCGGCGTATGTGCCAAAGAACCGG CAACAGAGACAGCAGAAGATACATCAATGGATATACAGCCAAAGATATGTATTGGAAAATGTGCACCTGGGCTGCTTACACCAACAGTTACTACTACCGATATTTTAAAAGGTATACGAGACATCGCTCCTACAGCCACCCAAACATCCCCACCAACATTTACACCATCAACCACTACTACaactggagcagcagcagctttgTTTGATAATACAGCAACAATGTCTTCTAATCGACCATTTACTAACCAATTCCAATCGATTGATCCCACTTCAAACGACGCACCACACCAACATCATGTACATCAACACCAATACCAACATCaccgaaaaacaacaacgaccATCATCAATAACACTCTGAACGAAAACCACACCACCGCCACAATAACAAACAACACTACCACGACCCCGTCTTGTTGTACCAAAACCATCGCCACAGATAGCCAAGTCTCGGTGTCGGTCTCGGCATCGGTGTCATCGGCCAACGCATCCACGTCGTCGCGTCGCCAAAGACACAGTATTGCCGGCCAGATGTCCTATATGAAAATGTTGGGTTTCGGTGGTTTTAGCAAAAAGATGGCCACCAGCGCAAATAGCCTTTTCAGCACCGCCGTCATCAGCGGCAGCTCGTCCGCTCCAAATCTTCGCGACATGATAACGGTCTCCTCTTCCG GATTTGGCGATGTACCACCAATCCGCCCGCTGGAGACACTGCACAACGCCCTTTCGCTGCGCAAGCTGGACAGTTTCTTGCAGGACATGATCCTGGCGCAGATCTTTAAGACGCCGACAGGGTCCCCGCCGCGGGGCTTCTCTAAGAATACCTTGCCAGCGGTTTCCTCGATGACTCTAACCGCCTCAAATCAGACAGAGGTTGTCGAACATGAGCCGATATCAACGACCGTAACGCCCACCTTTGACCGGCGTGGCAGCGAGTCCGGATCCACAGCGGATGCCCATCTGCGTCTTCTTTCGGAGAGCCAGTGCCCTAATCTGGACGATAGCAACACCGAGCTGCGAGAATCGCTGGCTGGAAAAATGGAGC AATATCCAACAGAGCCCAGCATTTAA
- the l(1)G0196 gene encoding lethal (1) G0196, isoform I, producing MSYTELESGYQDISQQHQQQNPHQSQPQQRVGFYLGLQDGNGDTDFGDSNDGMDSDTSTSSSNSKQVVVGICAMAKKTQSKPMKEILTRLGEFEFIKLVTFEENVILREPVQNWPTCDCLVSFHSKGFPLEKAIEYAQLRNPFVLNNLHMQYDIQDRRRVYAILEKEGIEIPRYAVLDRDSPDPKHHELIESEDHVEVNGITFNKPFVEKPVSAEDHNIYIYYPTSAGGGSQRLFRKIGSRSSVYSPESRVRKTGSFIYEDFMPTDGTDVKVYTVGPDYAHAEARKSPALDGKVERDSEGKEIRYPVILNHSEKLISRKVCLAFKQTVCGFDLLRANGKSYVCDVNGFSFVKNSNKYYDDCAKILGNMILRELTPTLHIPWSVPFQLDDPPIVPTTFGKMMELRCVVAVIRHGDRTPKQKMKVEVRHPKFFEIFEKYDGYKLGHVKLKRPKQLQEILDIARFLLSEIHTKAHAEIEEKESKLEQLKNVLEMYGHFSGINRKVQMKYQPKGRPRGSSSDDTNLAADQPVEPSLVLILKWGGELTPAGRIQAEELGRIFRCMYPGGQGRSDYSGTQGLGLLRLHSTFRHDLKIYASDEGRVQMTAAAFAKGLLALEGELTPILVQMVKSANTNGLLDNDCDSSKYQNLAKGRLHELMQNDREFSKEDRELINPCNSKSITQALDFVKNPVDCCHHVHLLIRELLHIISIKKDDPKTKDAILYHGETWDLMRCRWEKIEKDFSTKSKLFDISKIPDIYDCIKYDLQHNQHTLQYDQAEELYIYAKNLADIVIPQEYGLTPQEKLAIGQGICSPLLRKIKGDLQRNIDEVEDEFMNRLNPHYSHGVASPQRHVRTRLYFTSESHVHSLLTVLRYGGLLNVVTDEQWRRAMDYISMVSELNYMSQIVIMLYEDPTKDPTSEERFHVELHFSPGVNCCVQKNLPPGPGFRPHSHGDNACNVSLQSSDESNPARIEEENDSNSGEEREGKKRGTSGQRSTDRSAERISPAFGFNRLELRSKQFKSKPIPIGAHHTVSGHEAMDLAKRLNEELASHQQQQNQQLRPISPDIRAVTPDCEPRSRSFEQRPTSGVCAKEPDSQVSVSVSASVSSANASTSSRRQRHSIAGQMSYMKMLGFGGFSKKMATSANSLFSTAVISGSSSAPNLRDMITVSSSGFGDVPPIRPLETLHNALSLRKLDSFLQDMILAQIFKTPTGSPPRGFSKNTLPAVSSMTLTASNQTEVVEHEPISTTVTPTFDRRGSESGSTADAHLRLLSESQCPNLDDSNTELRESLAGKMELWPQDIVKAAEDEELNLSELETKPSLDLTMEIMERGVAGIASIQPMNRDSDETMGGGVFLSVCEEQGSGSTCLTPVSFGMDLDLSMVANKGSITLSMEGFDDDEDATLSAATTPSLLADCEPRLESCYCCPSHAEAPPEVPSDDPRFGFALPVRVTQASPEHARPVRRAHDPVSPRIQKQISLFEGNAAMATGQEKTESSGSVGGGAILHASINLPAAGPHHLRQDARLRKFENLTQSTSNSNFPFESNTLKRVPMQTTKDYDNVSHTQSCINLKSGSSGVLGGSPQRQRGSDGGGVGASGVPAESREPTRVHYGRMNSTCCSASASPSPSPGALIVKERFIEPPKRGVVRGYHGKTQSMDADFLFNEFLLLPAMAPAKISFDSSDIDQASDDDSPSSSKQRHA from the exons ATGTCCTACACCGAGTTGGAATCAGGGTACCAGGATATATcccagcagcatcagcagcaaaaTCCGCATCAAAGTCAGCCGCAGCAGCGGGTCGGTTTCTACTTGGGATTACAGGATGGCAAC GGCGACACGGACTTCGGAGACAGCAATGACGGGATGGACTCCGACACGAGCACCTCTTCCAGCAACAGCAAGCAGGTGGTTGTCGGCATCTGCGCGATGGCCAAGAAGACACAGTCAAAGCCAATGAAGGAGATCCTGACACGTCTTGGAGAATTCGAGTTCATCAAACTGGTGACGTTCGAGGAGAACGTTATCCTGCGAGAACCGGTCCAAAATTGGCCCACCTGCGACTGCCTGGTATCGTTTCACTCGAAAGGCTTTCCCCTAGAGAAAGCCATCGAGTATGCCCAGCTTAGGAATCCATTTGTGCTGAATAATCTGCATATGCAGTACGATATTCAGGACAGGAGAAGAGTGTACGCCATTCTGGAGAAGGAGGGTATTGAGATTCCGCGCTATGCCGTCCTCGATCGTGATTCGCCGGACCCTAAAC ACCATGAGCTTATTGAGTCCGAGGACCATGTGGAGGTCAATGGTATTACCTTTAACAAGCCGTTTGTTGAGAAGCCTGTGTCGGCGGAGGACCacaacatatacatatattaccCGACGTCGGCGGGGGGAGGAAGTCAGCGACTTTTCCGAAAGATCGGCAGCCGGAGCAGCGTGTATTCTCCGGAATCAAGGGTGCGAAAGACAGGATCATTTATCTACGAGGACTTTATGCCCACCGATG GCACGGATGTCAAGGTGTACACCGTGGGACCAGACTACGCCCATGCCGAAGCACGTAAAAGTCCCGCGTTGGATGGCAAAGTAGAGCGCGACAGCGAAGGAAAAGAGATTCGCTATCCAGTGATCCTCAATCATTCCGAGAAGCTAATCTCACGGAAGGTGTGCCTGGCCTTTAAGCAAACCGTCTGTGGATTTGATTTGTTGCGAGCCAACGGAAAGAGCTATGTTTGCGATGTTAACGGCTTTAGCTTCGTGAAGAACTCGAACAAGTACTATGATGATTGTGCCAAAATACTGGGCAACATGATTCTCAGGGAGCTAACACCTACCCTGCACATACCCTGGTCAGTGCCCTTTCAATTAGACGATCCCCCCATTGTGCCCACTACTTTCGGCAAAATGATGGAGCTGCGCTGCGTGGTGGCCGTAATTAGACATGGCGATCGCACgcccaaacaaaaaatgaaggTTGAGGTGCGGCATCCCAA ATTTTTCGAGATCTTCGAGAAGTACGACGGCTACAAGCTGGGCCACGTTAAGCTAAAGCGACCCAAACAGCTTCAAGAGATTTTGGACATCGCCCGCTTCCTGCTAAGCGAGATCCACACCAAAGCTCATGCCGAGATTGAGGAAAAGGAAAGCAAGCTTGAGCAGCTTAAGAACGTTCTGGAGATGTACGGTCACTTTTCGGGCATAAACCGGAAGGTTCAAATGAAATACCAACCAAAGGGACGTCCACGTGGCTCCAGCTCCGATGATA CCAATCTAGCAGCGGATCAACCAGTGGAACCTTCCCTGGTCCTCATCCTCAAGTGGGGCGGCGAACTGACTCCAGCAGGCCGCATCCAGGCGGAGGAGTTGGGTCGCATATTTCGGTGCATGTATCCAGGTGGCCAAGGAAGATCGGATTACTCGGGCACCCAAGGACTAGGTTTGCTAAG ATTGCACTCGACGTTCCGGCATGACTTGAAGATCTACGCCTCAGATGAGGGTCGTGTCCAGATGACGGCTGCCGCTTTTGCAAAGGGTTTGCTGGCCCTGGAAGGAGAACTTACTCCCATTTTGGTCCAGATGGTAAAGAGTGCCAATACAAATGGACTGCTGGACAATGATTGCGACTCCAGCAAGTACCAAAACTT GGCTAAAGGTCGCCTACACGAGCTTATGCAAAACGATCGAGAGTTCTCTAAGGAGGATCGTGAGCTGATTAATCCTTGCAATAGCAAATCGATTACCCAGGCTCTGGATTTTGTAAAAAATCCTGTTGACTGCTGTCACCACGTACACCTGCTTATTCGCGAGCTTCTTCACATTATCAGCATCAAAAAGGATGATCCAAAGACCAAGGACGCCATCTTATATCACGGCGAGACGTGGGACCTGATGCGTTGTCGCTGGGAAAAAATTGAGAAGGATTTTAGCACCAAATCGAAGCTGTTTGACATCTCAAAGATACCAGATATATATGATTGCATCAAATACGATCTGCAACATAATCAGCACACGTTGCAATACGATCAGGCGGAGGAGCTATACATCTATGCGAAGAATCTGGCTGATATAGTCATACCACAGGAGTATGGACTGACGCCACAGGAGAAACTGGCAATTGGTCAAGGTATCTGCTCCCCATTACTGAGAAAGATCAAGGGCGATCTGCAGCGAAACATCGACGAAGTGGAAGACGAGTTTATGAACCGTTTGAATCCACATTATAGCCATGGTGTTGCTAGCCCTCAGAGGCATGTTCGTACAAGGCTCTATTTTACCAGCGAATCGCATGTTCACTCGCTGCTCACCGTTTTGCGTTATGGAGGATTGCTCAATGTGGTCACAGATGAGCAGTGGCGTCGGGCTATGGACTATATTTCGATGGTATCGGAGCTCAACTATATGTCCCAGATCGTTATCATGCTCTACGAGGATCCGACCAAAGATCCAACTTCTGAGGAACGCTTCCATGTCGAACTGCACTTTAGTCCGGGTGTTAATTGCTGTGTGCAAAAGAATCTACCACCAGGTCCGGGATTTCGCCCGCATTCGCACGGCGATAATGCTTGCAATGTAAGTTTGCAATCCTCGGACGAGTCAAATCCTGCCAGAATCGAGGAGGAGAATGACTCGAATTCAGGAGAAGAACGGGAGGGCAAAAAGCGAGGG ACCTCAGGCCAAAGGAGTACGGATCGCAGTGCGGAACGCATCTCCCCTGCTTTCGGATTCAATCGATTAGAGCTCAGATCCAAGCAGTTCAAATCGAAACCTATCCCCATCGGAGCCCATCACACGGTCAGTGGCCATGAAGCAATGGATCTAGCCAAGCGGCTAAACGAGGAGCTGGCATcgcaccaacagcagcaaaaccAGCAGCTTCGACCCATCAGTCCGGATATAAGGGCAGTAACTCCTGACTGCGAACCACGCTCCCGGAGTTTTGAGCAGCGTCCAACGTCCGGCGTATGTGCCAAAGAACCGG ATAGCCAAGTCTCGGTGTCGGTCTCGGCATCGGTGTCATCGGCCAACGCATCCACGTCGTCGCGTCGCCAAAGACACAGTATTGCCGGCCAGATGTCCTATATGAAAATGTTGGGTTTCGGTGGTTTTAGCAAAAAGATGGCCACCAGCGCAAATAGCCTTTTCAGCACCGCCGTCATCAGCGGCAGCTCGTCCGCTCCAAATCTTCGCGACATGATAACGGTCTCCTCTTCCG GATTTGGCGATGTACCACCAATCCGCCCGCTGGAGACACTGCACAACGCCCTTTCGCTGCGCAAGCTGGACAGTTTCTTGCAGGACATGATCCTGGCGCAGATCTTTAAGACGCCGACAGGGTCCCCGCCGCGGGGCTTCTCTAAGAATACCTTGCCAGCGGTTTCCTCGATGACTCTAACCGCCTCAAATCAGACAGAGGTTGTCGAACATGAGCCGATATCAACGACCGTAACGCCCACCTTTGACCGGCGTGGCAGCGAGTCCGGATCCACAGCGGATGCCCATCTGCGTCTTCTTTCGGAGAGCCAGTGCCCTAATCTGGACGATAGCAACACCGAGCTGCGAGAATCGCTGGCTGGAAAAATGGAGC TTTGGCCACAGGACATTGTGAAGGCAGCCGAGGATGAGGAATTAAACCTGTCAGAATTGGAAACAAAACCAAG CTTGGACCTTACCATGGAGATTATGGAGCGCGGGGTCGCGGGTATCGCCTCCATCCAGCCAATGAATCGGGACAGCGATGAAACGATGGGCGGTGGAGTCTTTCTGAGTGTTTGTGAGGAACAGGGCAGCGGAAGCACCTGCCTTACACCAGTTAGTTTTGGGATGGATCTCGACCTGAGCATGGTGGCTAACAAGGGCTCCATTACGCTGTCAATGGAA GGGttcgatgatgatgaagatgcCACTTTGTCGGCGGCCACAACACCTTCCCTTTTGGCGGACTGTGAGCCGCGCCTGGAGAGTTGCTATTGTTGCCCCAGCCATGCAGAGGCCCCGCCTGAGGTTCCCAGCGATGATCCACGGTTTGGCTTTGCGCTGCCCGTTCGAGTCACACAAGCTTCACCGGAGCATGCGCGACCTGTGCGCCGTGCTCATGATCCCGTCTCGCCAAGGATCCAGAAACAGATCAGCTTGTTCGAGGGAAACGCGGCTATGGCAACGGGTCAGGAAAAGACTGAGTCCAGCGGGTCGGTTGGGGGCGGTGCAATTCTGCACGCCTCCATTAACCTGCCGGCGGCGGGACCGCATCATTTGCGCCAAGATGCTCGCCTGCGCAAGTTTGAGAACCTCACGCAGTCCACATCAAACTCGAACTTTCCCTTCGAAAGCAACACGCTGAAGCGGGTGCCCATGCAGACCACCAAAGACTACGACAACGTGAGCCACACACAGAGCTGCATAAATCTCAAAAGTGGCAGCAGTGGAGTCCTCGGGGGATCGCCGCAGCGTCAGAGAG GATCCGATGGAGGAGGCGTAGGTGCAAGTGGAGTCCCGGCAGAGAGCCGGGAGCCGACGCGGGTGCATTATGGACGGATGAACAGTACATGCTGCTCTGCCTCGGCATCGCCGTCCCCCTCCCCGGGGGCGCTGATTGTCAAGGAGCGGTTCATCGAACCGCCCAAGCGCGGTGTCGTGCGCGGATACCATGGCAAAACGCAGTCCATGGACGCCGACTTCCTGTTCAACGAGTTTCTACTGCTGCCGGCCATGGCGCCCGCCAAGATATCCTTTGATAGTTCCGATATAGACCAGGCCAGCGATGACGACTCCCCGAGCAGCTCGAAACAAAGGCACGCTTAA